From the genome of Leishmania infantum JPCM5 genome chromosome 4:
CCAGCTCTGGCGgtagtgcagcggcggccgcgccaccgcgccctcAAAGTCGTCCGGCGACAGCTGCATGGCAGCCAGCGTTGCCTGGTGACGCCACGCGTGGCGCTTTCAGTGCCTACTCGCGTGCAGGCGCGAGCCTGCGCGTCCAACAGGGAACGGGCGGAGACActctcacacacgcacacactcactcaCACACTCGAGCCGACACGACAAATACGTGCGTCCGTGTAGGCGTGTACGCACGCCTGGCGTCTGCACGATGGTTGATGAGCGAGCAAGCGGCAGGGATGCGCTCGCAAGAGAGCACTGGCGTCTGCTAAAGGACGCGCGGTGACTAatagaaaaggaaaaaaagaatggagaggggaggagggagtgcgtgtgcgtgttctgATAAAGCAGCCAGACGACAccgaggggtgggggagagacaAGAATGGCgaatggggggagggaggaagggagggagggagggggaagggggcgcaAGGAGCGGGCTTTAAGAAGAAAAGGCGCTAAGGTGTgcaggagggaagggaagggggggggacctggaggagggggggggggcgtgaTGAAGAAGTGGCGCCCAAGACGACGCAGAGCCGAAGgcgagcacacacaggcaccgACAGGCAGAAAGATAGGTTAAGGAAGTCGGAGCAAGAGAGAATGtcggccgcagccgccagcaAGAGCACCGCAGGCGGTCTGGAATGGAGTGAGGGATGCTTTTAGGTCGTACGAAAGCCTTGGTGGACAAAACCatgcgcgtgtatgtgtggggtGGATGGAGGAgtaagggagagagggagggggaggggggcgtgtatgcacggcggtggtggtgatccGACGGTTTCTGATGAATATGTACGCGGTGGGTGATCATCGTAGAGCACACCATGAAAGCCCAACGGGGTGCGTGAGGGACAGAGACGGGGGGAAAGAGGCGGGAGAAGCGTGAAGGGGCTGCACAGTAAAACTCCATGCACgacagaggggaggggccgaCACTGCCCAGAACTGCACGCGCCCTTACGCGTCTCGTTCTTCCGCCGCGGCTTTGTGCCGTCGTGCACGGCTGATCTCCAGACGCGGTGAGCGTCGCCATACGCCCTCTCGCGAGTCGCAGTGCTCCGCGTCACAGCCGTGGCAATGGTGAGGATCTCGCTTATGGAGGTCGATACCAGCCCTCGTcggcatgcgcacacacagacgtgcCCCGTGGGATCGGCGttgcccttctcttcttACCCGGTCGGTGGTCTCCAACACAGCAGCATGCATTCCGCAGCCGCCAGTTGCTGCaacgacggcgcagcgctggcaATGGCAAGCTGCGCTTATCGCCCGTTCCAGTCTTAACGGATGCCATAACGCCAAACATACACACTCACtcaaacacgcacgcgcgcagaagaaaagagggatGATGGGACAAGGGTCAccggggggggaggggggcgaagCAGATCGCTTTAGCACGAGCAGGCCGTGGCAGTCGAAGGAAAGAGTGAAGGAGGgcgcgggagggagggaggcaggcagagaaaggtaggggagagaagacgcGCTCGTCGACCTTCAGTGCCCATACGTGCCTCTCCGCCTCACTCCAttcctccttctctctctctcgctctgcacTTCTCCTATTTTTTGCGCTTGCGAATGACGTAGCGATCCACCGCGGCCTTGCCGCCCTTGTCGTTGAGGCGCGAGAAGGTGTCTGCCGTCATCGCACGCTTCACCTCGGCACGCTTCGGGAAGTACGGCCTTGCCTTTCTGCCGGCCTTCACGGCTACCACCTCTTTCCGCAGAAGCTCCTGTTTCACGCTGGATCGCCGATCCTTGACGGATGCATCGCGCGTCTTGGACACGTACAGCTGCGAGGcgcgctgaagctgctcaAGTTCCGCGTAGAGCCGCTGTGGCGGTGTCAGTTTCATCTCCCGCAGCTCGCGCTGATGGTCCTCGCCGAAGACCTCCTGCTCGTAGTCGGACAAGTCGTACTCGTCGAGGTCCTCGccggcctcctccagctcgcagCGGCGAATGACGCACCTGAGGCACTTGATGCGGaagcgccgctccgcctcttccttttcctccgcctcacgcaggAAGCCGTAATTCTGCTCGAACATGCGCTTATCTGCGCGTCCGAACATCGGGTCAAAACGCGGGTCAAtacgccgctgcgccactgcgGACGTGACAGACGATGCAGTGTTAGTGCTGCTCTTGGCTCCACGCGACGACGTCGTCCGACGCGGTCGCTTATGTGCGTCATGCACTGGTGGAGGGCCGTCGTCGTTCATGAGGGACGATGGGCTGTCGAGGCGCCGCTAAAGAGATGCAAGCGACGACGAGGCAcacagggaggaggaggaggggggaaagAGGATTACTGGCTGTCTTCCGCTCAATgccgcacgcgtgtgcgtgtgcggacGCCGTTTCTTCTTGCGCTTCCTTGGCAGTGGCGCACTCGCcgactcgcacacacacacacacacacggaagCACGGTGGATGGGACAGAGAGATCGGTGCGTGCGACCTTGTCTGCGTATGCGGGGCATGTGGAGGAAGACATGAGTGAGCCCTCCGctactgccgctgccatcgcgtcgctgctgcccacaTCGGCGTCACCGCTTGCTCTGGTATGGAAGCGGTATCGCCGACGTTGAGTATCGTGGCTCTAGGATCGCGaggggcgaggggagggTATTGCATGCTTCGATTCGTTGTGTTTGCCTCGGCACATCCAATAGGTATCCAAGTAAAGAAGAAGGAATATCGCATGCGCATaggcgcgccgtcgcgcacgtCACGGAGTGCCCTCCGGCCGTCGAGTCGACAACATCGTCatgagagcggcagcggcgtcacgtCAtgcaaatatatatatatatatataggcACATTCACCATATACATGCAGAAGCGGCGTCACggtgagggagggcgggagaCACGGACAACACACTCCTAGGAGAAGAACAGGAAGGGGGCGCGGGAGACACCcccgctgcacacgcacgcacgaaacaatacacgcacacgcccaaACCCCTGCATGGACGCACACATAAAGGCAGACAGAACGAGACACACGCCCACCGCGGTCACGCCATCACAGAGATGGCACCGGgccttcccccctcctgaggaggggagagtgggtgtgtgtgtgcgtgggcgtgtaAGAGAAGAACAGATATAGCTAAACAGAAAAGAACaaaggaaggggaagggagggagggggggctgcGGTGGAAGCAGCACGTAAGACATcaacggcacacacacacacacaccgcacaCCGAGCCTCTGCACAAGCGAGAGCATGAGAAGCGTGGCTAGAGAGGATGGTGCGGGGAGCGGTGGCAGCCTACATTTCCagacggaggagaggcacGAGGGGATGGGACTCTCTgccccctcgctctctccatAACAGACCTGCTCTCTACCGAAGGCCGTCTCGAGTGTTTTGTGGCGACGGCCTGTGCAGACTGTCGCTTCAGTGCCCTTTCGCCCTCGCCGTGCATGAGATGagtctcctgcagcggcggtttcgtggcgcaggtgctgacggaggcgaagagaTTGGCCACACCTCCCTGGAAGCTACTTTCATCCACATACGCATTCACGCGTGGCCGGGGGCCGCTCTATGCCCTCGAAGCCTCGCTCACTCACGAGCTTCAGACGTTGGGCTCACGGTGTGACTTGGAGCccgtcggcgcggcggaggtcTTGGTcttcgcgctgctcctgGTGCCCAGGGAAGTctctcgcgccgccgcgctcgatGTGCGGCCGCCGTGACGCCGAtggtgctcctcctccggtgCCTCCTCGAACTCAGGCATACCTGCCACCATGCTGACCAGCAGCATCAACGCACCAAGCGCAATGGCCACGGTGCCGGCGACGATCTCGATAACGCTGGTGCCGAGCAGCAGGGCGCCGAACAGGATGTAGAAGACGCCACGCGGGCGGTAGTAGAGAAGAACGTGGAAGTACTTCATCCAAATAAACAGGAGTCCGTTGAGCGATGAAaactgcagcacctccgcggaGAGGCCGAGCAGGCTGAAGATGAGGCAGTACACACCCAGGAACCCGATGCTTGGGGTGATGATGGAGTGCAGAAAGGCCAGGATGACGCAAACGAAGGCGagcacgacgacgatgagcgACATGATTAGAAAAACGACCGGCCAGCTGCGATGGCAGCACGACTGCCGTGACGGCGCCCGTAACTCTCCGTTGTGAGCCCTGCTCAtgttgcgcgcgcgcggtgaGGTAGTggcacggagagagaaacgcgaagtgtgtgtgcgtgcgtgcgtgagagcACGACAGGAGTGCCGTCTACGCGGcttcctttcgttttttttccgcttCGATCGCTTTCTTTGGACGAACGCGAGAGGTCGAAGAAGCACGCCGATAGCGGAGTTCACGGTATACACCCTATATCCTCGCTcttgcggtggtggtggtgatggtgatggcTGCTGGCCTATGGCAGAAGTGATGGTAATcactgggggggggggcttgcGTAAACGGATGGGATGGGCTGTGTGCTGCAGGAGAGCAACAGAAGATGGGTGAGGCGGTGggccgcagcgtcggcggcggcaagagAGCGAGGACGCGAAGGGGGCAGAGATTGCAGGGGAGGAAAGGCGATGGTGGTGATGATAGGAAGAACAGCCCAGAGGCAACcgtgtgcacgcacacacacacacacacacacacacacgcacgtgtgcTCAAGTCGGCATTCTTTTCCTCTTTGTGGTTCACGTGTGCATCGCATGACCACATGCTCAccggcgatgcgctgcggcgccgtcgcccgaGCAACGGCGAACGCGCCCGACACACAAAGACGGAGTTGATGCGCTTGCTCTTGTTTTTCCCCGCCTGATATTTGCACTCGCGGGCATTGAAGCGGCGATAATGGAAACGCCGCTTGCGAtctcgagagagagagagcgcatGGAAGGACGGCGATGCACGTACGCTGAGGTAGTTCCTGAAGCAGGAGTGCTCTACTCAGAACGGGGAAGAGGTGAGAGAAACGATGGATGGCAACAAGCAACAAGTGggaggcggcgtcgctgcccttTCAGcggagtgcgcgtgtgctttcCTCAGCAAGCTCCTCCCCCCAAAGAAGGGCAGCAAGATGAGAAATAAAAGCGAGAAGAGCACCGAACACgaacgcgcgcgcctctcgcAGCTTGATAAAATCCACGGAGATGCACAGCCAGCGCAGAAAATGAAAGAGAGTCGCTCTCGTGCGTTGGCATCTGCACGCATCGTCTCTCTCATCGCGCCACgtcctttccctcccttccctcgtATGCACATACAGACAGGTAAGGCCGACGATGCGATAGACTTCAAACCAACCCGACGTGCCTGAGCGAACatgaagggaagggagaagcAGAGGGCCGTAGGGCATGTGCCTGCACAGGACAGCACGTGCcacaggagagagagtgcgCACATGAAAATGCAAAGAATGCATTACAtccagctgcaccagcgtctgggggggggggatggcTGAGGGGGACGAATGGTAGGGAGGAGGGGACGGCGCACGTCGTCGATCGCGCGTCCGGCTTCACACCTTATCTGCATCTTTCACTCGCCCTTTGCCCACAGGCGCCTGcgcatccctctctcctgctccaAGGATCGGTTTGGCTTGTCTCGCACGCCGTCCCTTGCTGCCCCGTCCTCCGCCACTCACAATACAGTGCCTGCAGGACGCGAACCGTGCCCTACGTCACTTCCCATCAGCTCTGCTTCCCCACCGTTCGGGTTACTGCTCAGGACGCCTTCGCCTCGGCGCTGATGGCGTCCTTGCCTTCCGTTTCCGCCAGAATCTCATTGTACACTTTCtgcatgtgctgctgcattCGCCTTGAGACGTCCTTGCTGTCCTCGTGATCGTAGTCGATAGGGAAGCGGCCAACGCGTACGTGCATGTCCGTCGGCATGCCGCCAATCATCGTCCACCACGGCCATGTCTTCTCGGCACCTGCATGCACCATGTAGTAGGTTTCCATGCGATGCTTGAAAATGGTGTCGAAGATGCCGTAGCGGAACGGCTGCAGAACCCGCGGATTCTTATTGATGGCGCCCTCAGGGAAGATAGCGaggttgccgccgctggcgatgTGGGCGTCGGCGCCCTTCTGCACCTGCGCCTGCTTCTCCTTATCCACCTCGAAGTTACCGTCCTCGCCCGACTTGAAGTACACGGGGAAGTGCCCGACACGgtcgaagacgccgccgaAGATCGGGATCTTGCGCAGCGACGACTTCATcatcgtgcgtgtgttgagGAGCTGCCTAAACGGTGTCAGTCCAATGAAGGCGTAGACGTCCCAGAAGGAGGCGTGGTTGCCGACGTACGCGCCGTGATGCTGGCTGATGTCCTCCCACGACAGCCGCTGGCCATTCCCATCGAGGTCAAAGCAGAGTTGCATGCGGATCTGCGGGTTAAGCCACCACACCATGCGGAAGGCCACGACCAGCGGTATAATGCACAGTCGCTGCACGTAGTACGTCGGCACACCGAGGCGGCCAAGCTGCACAACGAGCTTCGTCAGCGCCGACACCGGCAGAATCGTCAGGATGTTGACCATCAGAAACCACGCCCGCATGAGCTTGACAGGAAcaaggcgctggcgaagcagCACGTACCAGATCGCGCAGGCGATCGACACGAAGACGACAGAGTTGCTGGCCATCTTTCGCCGACGCCCTCTATCGCTCTGCACCTCTGCGACTGATTCGTTTTTGATGTCTTGGAAGAAAATGTGCTGCGTAGTTTTGGCAgggagacagacagagaaagagagatgcGGCGAGGAAGTACTGTGCCGCCTGTCGAGGGTACGGGCCGCGCACGACAGCCTGATGTTGTTGCTGGTGCGtgatacacatgcacacacgcacacgcacgaagaGCGAGTCAGCGATGCACGGGGATAAAGACGGCTCTGCCACAggcctcctcccgctcccccctcttcgcgtggtgccaagcagccgtAGGCGGTGTGAGGGGGGCCCAGGTCGGGGAGACACGCTCCAGCCACGCTGGCACGTCGCCCGCCCATATGGATCGtacaagcgtgtgcacggccgccggtcgctctgacctccccctCTCACGCCCTAGGCACcctggccctgccaccacgCGAAGTGgcccggcgccggcgaggggataggagggggtggagggcgaggggggcTCTGCTCGGCTTCCAGCCGGAGAGTGGGCGTGCACTGGCCGCTGAGGCaccacgcgctgaggtgtGCGCAtcctccaccccacccgtCGTTCGggtgaggaagagggagggggtgaatCAAATAGGCGGCTGGCGAGGGGATGAGGCGGATGGCTGGCCCGTCGCGTATCCGAAAATACAAGCCTACAGAGAACGTAATGGTGGGATGCGCCTGCactgtgtgtctgtgtgtgtgtgtgtctctgcaTCCCTCGCATACACTCCCGATAGCAGGGGCGTGCGGGGGTGCGACGAGAACTGagacgacgagggcgaacGAAGGCACGTGGATGATCCGCAGATGGGCGCGCCCCTGTTTCCACACCACGACGCGTGCATGTTGCTTTCGGCCTTGCTTGGCGGCAACGAGCGGAGAGGtggcgaagagagaaagggcaAAGGCCGAGCAAGCGAGCCCATCACACGGGCAACATACATGCACCGCGTTGGCCGTgacctcttcgccgccgcctccccgcTCTTCCCTCGTTCACTCCTCCCGCTTCGATGCCACATCAGCTGCTGTCTTGTGGGAGGGGATGGGCGTGGAGGAAGGCTGCAGGAATGTCGAGGTGCCATAGAACTGCACCCCATCCTCTCACGCGGAGGCTCGACGCCGGAGGGCGACGTGGCACCCCTAccggctgtgcgtgtgcgatgGCGTGACAAATACAGGGAAAAAGAGTCGAGGACGTGAGCGCTGGACTCTGTACGCTGCGACGATCGCTGAGCGGGTGCTTcctgtgcccccccccccgacctgctcccctctccccgcccctGCCCGCCGCGCACCTCGGCGACAGACGTAAGGGCAACAGCGGGtgatggagaagagagggcaCGCCGTAAGACAAGCAGCAACGTGAAGTGGAGCTTCTTGGCAACCAAAATCGAGGCACCCAtgtgcagacacacacgcgcatgctATGTGAGCGGATGAGGGGAGCTGAAGACCGTCTTCGACGCCCTACACCATAAGCATCTGCTCGCGCACAGACGAAGAAGGacggggaggaagaggggccATCAAACACGCTTCTCAAGCACGAAGTGATGAGCACGCAAGAAGATATCGACGCCACGAACGCATCAGCATTATGAATAAGTTGCGAACCAAGTCAGCGCCTATGACAGGGAGCAAGTAAGGAGGCcattacacacacacacacacacatacacacagagggCGGGGGTCGGGGGCGTTATCGTGGCAGTGAGGTGACTAGGTGGAGGGGCAGGGGGCGCGCATGAAGCTGGTGCTTTCCTGCACGTGCGTCGGTGACCATGGGGCCGCAGGCACCTCTTGGTGGACTGTTCTTCcgctccaccccctccacctgtCTGTTCACACGACGACAGCGGTCGGCTCCCTGCACAGCAATCCTACCTGCGGGCCGTTGAGGTTTTACGGCGGGTTTACGCCGTCGCCCTTGTCGGATGAGCCTCACGAGCAGTGTGGGGCGGCGCAATGTCCAGCGTCTTTGCCCCCTTCGCCTCCGACACTGGACCGttgcgtcgccgcctccgcctctcctccgcggcggctACCTCAGCCGCGATCTCGTCCCGCACCTGCTGCATGCGCACCTGCAGTCCCACCGCGACGTTTCTGCTGGAGTCCCTGTCGAAGTCGATCGGGTAGGCGCCGATGCGGATGTGGACGTCGGCCGGCAGCCCGCCGCACGCCATTCGCGGCGGCCACGTCTTCTCGCTGCCGACAGATACCACGTAGTAgacgcggaggcgatgcTCGATGACGGTAGCAAAGGTGCCGTAGCGGAacggctgcagcgtctccggGGTTTTGTTGACGGCGCCCTCAGGGAagaaggcgacgctgccgccgaggcgcAGGTGCCAGCGCATGTGTTGCGACACTATCGCCTGCTTCTCCTTGTCCACGTGGAAGTTACCGTCCTCGCCCGACTTGAAGTGCACGGGGAAGTGCCCGACACGgtcgaagacgccgccgaAGATCGGGATCTTGCGCAGCGACGACTTCATCAGTGTGCGCATCTGTATTAGGTGCGACATGGGCGTAATGCCGACCATCACGAAGGCATCCCAGAAGGAGGTGTGGTTCAGTGTAAAGGCGGTGCCGGTACGGGCGATGTCGTCCCAGCACCCCGGCTTTCCATGCTCGTTGGCGTCGAACTGCACGTGCATGCGGATCTGTGGGTTGACCCACCACACAGCCTTGAAAACGCAGCCGAAGATGAGGACGCAGATGCTCTGCAcacaccgccgcggcacacCGAGGTAGCGGAGCGGGTCGATCAGGTAGACAAGCGCAGAGGATGGAATGATTAgggcggtggaggagagcagaAACCACTTCTGCATGATCCACTTCGGCAcgaggcgctggcgaagaagTGTGTAGCCGGTGCCGAGCGCCACGGCCAGCAGGGCGCCCTGCTGTCTGCCCGTCaggtgcggcagccgtgCGGCCGTCTCATGTACTACGCGAGCCACCGCTGCACCCATCTTTACGGAGAGCGAGGGAATACACGCGATGctgcaggtgtgcgtgtgtgtgtgtgcccgtgtTGGTGTCCGCCTCCTATGTACGTACGCgagaagggcagcagcaaggaACGCAAGATAAAGAGTTGGAGACGAGAAGTGGGAGGGCACATAGTCCGACACACCGACAGAGAGGTGCGAAGGAGGCGTACCGACGGAGCGGGGAGACAGACAGAGCCGAGCGGCgacaagaggagg
Proteins encoded in this window:
- a CDS encoding acyltransferase-like protein, copy 2, with product MGAAVARVVHETAARLPHLTGRQQGALLAVALGTGYTLLRQRLVPKWIMQKWFLLSSTALIIPSSALVYLIDPLRYLGVPRRCVQSICVLIFGCVFKAVWWVNPQIRMHVQFDANEHGKPGCWDDIARTGTAFTLNHTSFWDAFVMVGITPMSHLIQMRTLMKSSLRKIPIFGGVFDRVGHFPVHFKSGEDGNFHVDKEKQAIVSQHMRWHLRLGGSVAFFPEGAVNKTPETLQPFRYGTFATVIEHRLRVYYVVSVGSEKTWPPRMACGGLPADVHIRIGAYPIDFDRDSSRNVAVGLQVRMQQVRDEIAAEVAAAEERRRRRRNGPVSEAKGAKTLDIAPPHTAREAHPTRATA
- a CDS encoding acyltransferase-like protein, copy 1, whose product is MASNSVVFVSIACAIWYVLLRQRLVPVKLMRAWFLMVNILTILPVSALTKLVVQLGRLGVPTYYVQRLCIIPLVVAFRMVWWLNPQIRMQLCFDLDGNGQRLSWEDISQHHGAYVGNHASFWDVYAFIGLTPFRQLLNTRTMMKSSLRKIPIFGGVFDRVGHFPVYFKSGEDGNFEVDKEKQAQVQKGADAHIASGGNLAIFPEGAINKNPRVLQPFRYGIFDTIFKHRMETYYMVHAGAEKTWPWWTMIGGMPTDMHVRVGRFPIDYDHEDSKDVSRRMQQHMQKVYNEILAETEGKDAISAEAKAS